The sequence TCAGTCGGTCCCTTAGACACCTCACACGAGAACATCCGTAAAGCGGCCATCAGTGGCTACTTCTGCCCAAGTTTTGCCGGGCAACAGGTGAACACTTCCAGCGCACTCTATTCCGACGGCGCGATCTTTCCTTACCAAGGAATTGCCGGTGTTTATTTCAACGACACCACCCGAGATCAAAGCCTACCGGGCAACGCAGGCCACGGCATGATCACCTCGAACGGGGCCTTCCGCATCAACGGGGAACGCTCGATTGCGGACATCACCGATGGCTTGAGTAACACGATCATGATTGGCGACTTCATTCACCGCGATCGGAGCGGCAGTAACAGCGGCTACCCGGGGAACGTGCGCTGCTGGATCGTTGGCACGACCAATGTCGCTAAAGGCGCGCTTTATAACTTGAAAATCATCTACGAAGACACCATCAACTCGCGTCGCGATCGGGCGAGTGATGGGCTTGCTTTCAATCACTTGCCGTTTGGCAGCTTCCACCCTGGCGGAGCGAACTTTGCCGCCGTGGATGGAAGCGTTCATTTCCTGCCTGAGACGATCAACTTTGATACCTACCGCGCCATTGCCACCGTCAGTGGCGGTGAACCTCTATCGATCCCATAGTCAAACTTTCTTTTCCCACTTTACCCCAACTTAAATTTTGTCGTTGGTCGTGTCGCACGGTTGTTTGCGGCAGGCCACACGACGAATTCGGAGAAATATATGCGCCTGTACTACTACGGTTTGATTTGTATTGGCATGGCTATCCTCACGGCAGGATGCTCGGGACCGAGCCAGCTTGAAACGGCCCCGGTCAAAGGAACCGTGACCTACAAAGGTAAGCCGCTGACATTTGGCAATGTGAGCTTCCGCCCAGAAGCAGGTTCCCCTTCGACGGGCAAGATCCAAGAGGACGGCACGTTCACGCTTTCGACCTATGGCGATGGCGACGGGGCAATTATCGGCCTCAATCAGGTTTCGATTATTGCTACCGAACGAGATGCTGGCAAAGAGAAAGAAGCCGATCCCAATACCGAGATGACGGTTTCCAAGTCGATGATCCCCAAGAAGTACACCAGCTTTTCGACCAGCGAACTGACCGCTGAAGTCAAAGCCGGAGACGTCAACAAGTTCACCTTCGAACTGAATGACTAGCAAGCTGTTAGAAGTTTGCTCCCCTTGCCCGCCTCGCCTCTTCTTCGATCGATTCCCGCCTGAACTTTGTTTGAGATTGGAAAGTTTTTCCCATGACACCCCTACGCCGAATGACAGTCGCGTTACTTCTGGGCTTGGCGATTTTGCTACCTAGCGTTGCAACCGCCGGGACCGCCGATCAGTCCCTCGCCAGTTGGAAAATCGGCCCCCAAACGGCTGCGTCACTTCGTTCGGTAGGGGGCGTCCACCCAAATGCGGAAGGCCCTCGTCCTCCCAGCTTTCCGGACTTTCCGAGCGATAACCCAGCGGTCAGCTTCGCTGGCAACGGAGCACGCTACATCGTGGCCGACCCCGGCGAGGGAAGCGTTTACGATTTCACCAACGGCGATGAAATCACGTTAGAAGCCTGGGTGAACGTCAAAGAATTGCGCGAAGGAGAAACGGCCTATATCATTGGCAAAGGCAGAACGGGGAAAGGTGGCTTTTCGGCGAATAATCAAAATTGGGCGCTGCGAATTCGTGGCATCGATGGCACCGCTCGAGTCAATTTCCTGTTCGCCACACCGCCCGGTGCTGGCTCTCGCGATCCGTGGCATCGTTTTACAACGCATGCTGGCTTTCGTCCTCGTAGCGGTTGGCATCATATCGCTGTGACCTACCGGTTCGGAGATCCTACCAGCATCGGGGCTTGGCTCGACGGGCAAAAATTCCCTGGTTTTTGGGATATGGGAGGCCCCACCCAAGCGGCTCCGGTTAACGACAACGATGACGTGTGGATCGGTTCGTCGATGAACGGTTCGGCAGGTGCCAGCTTTCGCGGCCTCCTCGATTCCGTCGCCATTCATCGTCAGGTGCTCGCGGATAAAACGTTGCAAGAACGTTTTCATCGCGTGGGAGAACCGATCATCATCGGGCCTGAGCCGGAAGTGATGCCGCAGCTTGGCATCCTTCCTTCCGATGAAGTTCAAGTCACTTTTCACGAAGGCTTTCCTACGCACGATCGCTGGTTAATGACCGACGAGCTATGGCCTGACGTGGCCGATACTTGGAAGGGGGAAGCCTTTCTGCTCGACCGTTTGCCCCTGCGTTACGATAGCTGGGGCATTCGCGACGCCTGGAAAGCTCCGGTTGTTGTTCGCATGGCCAGCGATGTCGTCCTGCCCTCAGGCGATCACACCCTGCTCATGCGTGCTCGCGGCTTGGCCAGAGTATGGGTCGATGGGCAACTTATCGCCAAGACCGAGCCACTTACCGGTTCGCCGGATGGCGAAGAAGCGATTACCCCAGTCTCCGCTCCTCCAGCCCCAGGGCATCGTGCCAAGTGGCATCGCTGCCAAGAGGTGACCGGCAACGTCTCAATCAAATCCGCAAGCCCGGTTCGCGTGGTGGTCGAAGCGATCGCTGGCGGCAAGAGCTTCAAGGTCGAGCCAGGCGAACTCACCTTGGCGATCAGTACCGATCAAGGGAAATCGTTTCAGGTTCTGCGACCAGCCGGCCTAGCCGGCGATCCCTTGCCACTGACCGACGATGCGGTGGAGGCCGAACTATCTCGGATCGCGGCTTCCTTAGATCAACAAAACGACCAGGCACGCCACACCGCCTCGGCCAGTCAAGACGCGTTCTGGCAAAAGCGACATGCGGCTGCCCAGCAATGGGTCGCCCAACATCCGCAGCCGAGTGTGCCATCCACCAA comes from Bremerella cremea and encodes:
- a CDS encoding DUF1559 domain-containing protein codes for the protein MHHKLSPSSRLGFTLVELLVVIAIIGVLIALLLPAVQQAREAARRMQCSNNLKQMGLACHNYMDTNQGKLPPGTYYKLKSGQWDSHGWAVAILPFIEQNALYDAYNFSVGPLDTSHENIRKAAISGYFCPSFAGQQVNTSSALYSDGAIFPYQGIAGVYFNDTTRDQSLPGNAGHGMITSNGAFRINGERSIADITDGLSNTIMIGDFIHRDRSGSNSGYPGNVRCWIVGTTNVAKGALYNLKIIYEDTINSRRDRASDGLAFNHLPFGSFHPGGANFAAVDGSVHFLPETINFDTYRAIATVSGGEPLSIP